From Lagopus muta isolate bLagMut1 chromosome 15, bLagMut1 primary, whole genome shotgun sequence, the proteins below share one genomic window:
- the ELFN1 gene encoding protein ELFN1, whose product MPPFQMAGRRWAATSAFCMCVAAVSLLHTGGVRADCWLIEGDKGFVWLAICSQNQPPYESIPQQINSTIVDLRLNDNKIKSVQYASLSRFGNLTYLNLTKNEISYIEDGAFSGQFNLQVLQLGYNRLRNLTEGILRGLGKLEYLYLQANLIESVTPNAFWECPNIVNIDLSMNRIQRLDSNTFRGLNKLSVCELYSNPFYCSCELLGFLQWLEAFTNMTRTYDRMQCDSPPDYTGYYLLGQGRTGYRNALSMLSSLCTGGSYTVIPRFIPPRYQVTTVPSESPCSEEECSSGDGTTPQFSLFTPIGETEVRPNIQVKHLNHNSAVLTVQIPYPFSKMYILSQFENGFSSMITKLRKKEENITVSNLVAQRDYTYCVVSVHQYSKYNHTCVTITPTRPNRKEPVPTPSTATHYIMTILGCLFGMVIVLGVVYYCLRKRRQQEEKHKKAASGMKKTIIELKYGPEMETTSITQLSQGQMLGGETVTRIPYLPSAGEVEQYKLIDSSETPKATKGNYMEVRTGEQPERRDCELSLAPDTQSSVAEISTIAKEVDKVNQIINNCIDALKSESTSFQGVKSGAVSTVEPQLVLLSEQIPSKHGFLSPVYKESYNHPLQRHHSMEAAPKRSSTSSSGSIRSPRSYRSEGSGHKSEAKYIEKTSPTTDTILTVTPAAAILRAEAEKIRQYSEHRHSYPGSHQGEQHDSMAGRKPSILEPLTRPRPRDLAYSQLSPQYHNLSYTSSPEYTCKPSHSIWERFKLNRKRHKDEEEYMAAGHALRKKVQFAKDEDLHDILDYWKGVSAQQKS is encoded by the coding sequence ATGCCACCCTTCCAGATGGCAGGTCGCCGGTGGGCTGCGACGTCAGCCTTCTGCATGTGCGTGGCAGCCGTCTCTCTCCTGCACACTGGTGGGGTGCGGGCAGACTGCTGGCTCATCGAGGGGGACAAGGGTTTTGTCTGGCTGGCCATCTGCAGCCAAAACCAGCCCCCCTACGAGTCCATCCCCCAGCAAATCAACAGCACCATCGTGGACTTGCGGCTGAATGACAACAAGATCAAGAGCGTGCAGTACGCCTCGCTCAGCCGCTTTGGCAACCTGACATACCTCAACCTGACGAAGAACGAGATCTCCTACATCGAGGACGGTGCCTTTTCAGGACAGTTCAACCtccaggtgctgcagctgggttACAACCGCCTGAGGAACCTCACCGAGGGCATCCTCCGGGGCCTGGGGAAGTTGGAGTACCTCTATCTCCAGGCCAACCTCATCGAGTCTGTCACCCCCAATGCCTTCTGGGAGTGTCCCAACATAGTGAACATTGACCTGTCCATGAACAGGATCCAGAGACTTGACAGCAACACTTTTAGGGGCTTAAACAAGCTCTCTGTCTGTGAACTCTACAGCAACCCCTTCTACTGCTCCTGCGAGCTCCTTGGCTTCCTGCAATGGCTGGAGGCCTTCACCAACATGACACGCACGTACGACCGGATGCAGTGCGACTCCCCACCAGACTACACGGGCTACTACTTGTTAGGTCAAGGCCGGACTGGCTACCGCAATGCTCTGAGCATGCTCTCTTCCCTTTGCACCGGTGGTTCCTACACTGTGATCCCTCGTTTTATCCCTCCCCGCTACCAAGTGACCACAGTGCCCTCCGAAAGCCCGTGCTCTGAGGAGGAGTGCTCCTCTGGTGATGGCACCACCCCACAGTTCTCCCTCTTCACGCCCATCGGTGAGACAGAGGTGCGGCCAAACATCCAGGTGAAGCACCTCAACCACAACTCGGCCGTCCTCACCGTGCAGATCCCCTACCCCTTCAGCAAGATGTATATCCTCTCCCAGTTTGAAAACGGCTTCTCCTCCATGATCACCAAGCTcaggaagaaggaggagaacATCACCGTGAGCAACCTAGTAGCACAAAGAGATTACACCTACTGTGTGGTCTCCGTCCACCAATACTCCAAGTACAACCACACCTGTGTCACCATCACGCCCACCAGACCCAACCGCAAGGAGCCGGTGCCCACTCCTTCCACTGCCACTCATTACATCATGACAATCCTGGGCTGTCTCTTTGGCATGGTGATCGTCCTGGGCGTTGTCTATTACTGTCTCCGAAAGAGACGCCAGCAGGAGGAGAAGCACAAAAAGGCTGCCAGCGGCATGAAGAAGACCATTATTGAGCTGAAATACGGGCCAGAAATGGAGACCACCAGCATCACCCAGCTGTCCCAGGGACAGATGCTGGGTGGGGAGACTGTGACCCGCATCCCCTACCTGCCTTCTGCTGGTGAGGTTGAGCAGTACAAGCTCATTGACAGCAGTGAGACCCCCAAGGCCACCAAGGGCAACTACATGGAGGTGAGGACGGGGGAGCAGCCTGAGAGGAGAGACTGCGAGCTGTCCCTGGCACCAGACACCCAGAGCTCCGTGGCTGAGATCTCCACCATTGCCAAGGAGGTGGACAAGGTGAACCAGATAATCAACAATTGCATCGATGCCTTGAAATCTGAGTCCACCTCCTTCCAAGGGGTGAAATCGGGGGCAGTCTCCACAGTGGAGCCTCAGCTGGTGCTTTTATCAGAGCAGATCCCCAGCAAGCACGGATTCCTCTCCCCCGTCTACAAGGAAAGCTACAACCACCCCCTCCAGCGACACCACAGCATGGAGGCAGCCCCCAAACGCTCCAGCACTTCTTCCAGTGGCTCCATACGGAGCCCCAGGTCGTACCGCTCCGAGGGATCGGGCCACAAATCAGAAGCCAAATACATCGAGAAGACGTCCCCCACCACCGACACCATCCTCACTGTGACACCGGCTGCGGCCATCCTGCGGGCAGAGGCGGAGAAGATCCGGCAGTACAGCGAACACCGGCACTCGTACCCCGGCTCGCACCAAGGGGAGCAGCACGACAGCATGGCGGGGCGAAAGCCTTCCATCCTGGAGCCTCTGACCCGGCCTCGTCCCAGAGACCTGGCCTATTCCCAGCTCTCGCCGCAATACCACAACCTGAGCTACACCTCCAGCCCAGAGTACACCTGCAAACCATCGCACAGCATCTGGGAACGCTTCAAACTCAACCGCAAGCGGCACAAAGACGAGGAGGAATATATGGCAGCCGGCCATGCCCTGCGCAAAAAGGTCCAGTTTGCCAAAGACGAGGATCTTCACGACATCTTAGACTACTGGAAGGGCGTCTCCGCCCAGCAAAAGTCCTGA